GGGCTTGTACTTATGTGTTTAGCAAGTGCCTGAATTAGGGCGGGGTTGTAGCTGCTCTCTTCAACGAGCTCCAAAAGGAAGTTGATGTCATAGAAGCTCACGTATGCCTGAGATAGTGCAGCGATATCTTGGATCATCGGAGCATTTACAGTTTCTTTTTTCTCAAACAGAAGACTCACAAGAAATATCATTATGGATTTCTTCCTGTCCTTCTGCAGATCTTCGAACTGATTTTTCAGTGACACTTTCTTGCTGCTCTTCAGAGTTTCTGCAATGTGAGACGCTGCCAGAAAGTTAGCATGGGAGTCATGAACAAACTGAAAGACGTTGAGTTCTCCCAGTCCTGTCATGTGACTGTCACACTGCATGAGAGAAGAAAGTGCTTCAAGAGGACGGAGTTTGAGTTGCTCGGCACACTTAATCAACTCCTTAATCTCGCTGGAACTTTCAGTAAGTGAtatgttgtttctcttggcttgCATGTAAGCCACACGGGCCACATCCCTAAGCCAGTTTTGACCATCTTTTGGCAACTCTCCAGCAATGACTCGTTTACCGTTAATGTGGCATAATTTTCTCAAAAGAAAATCTGTTATATTGGCAAATATTTTTCCTCTAGTTGAGAAATATTCCCTGCCTTTCGTCATCCAGAACCAGGAAGACCAGCACAGGAGTTGTGGTATAGCAATCAGTTCCTCGTACGGGGAGATCACACTGAAGAACTCCTCTACATCGTTTGATCCATTTACTTCGAAGAGTTTTGTGGCAAAGTCGAGTGCACTTGAGCGGCTGAAGCCATGAGCCGTCACGACAAGGGTCTCTTCCTCGCACACCTTAGTGATGGCCGGTGTGCAATGGGGCCTCGTTGTTACCAGAAAACGAGCTTTCCAGCACTTCCTCTGCAGGTTTTTGAAGGCGTTCGTGAAGGCATCAAGTCTTTCATCAAAAGCATCAATCAAGAACATAACTTTACCCTCAGCTTTTGAGAGCTCTTTGATAATAGATCTTGGTTTAAATTCCGAGTAAGTGTTTGGTAGAATTTCTTGGATTATATCAAAGAGGGTTAGGCTCCTGGAAGCGACAGTTGTGCAGTCCAGGAAGACCAGGTAATCAACACAGGCGAGGCCAGGGATGCTGGCGGAGGCGTCGGAGGCCCAAGAGGCCGCATAGTGGCGCAGCAAGGAGGTCTTCCCAGTGCCAGAGTCTCCCTGAAGAATTATGGTCCGTGATGTCCCGAAGTTCTCCAGCAGGCTGTCACTGTCCATTGACACTGCCGTGCTAAGACGAAGATATAAATGAGTAAGACACTATACCCAACAGTGTAAATAATCAGTTAAATATCAACATATTAATATTAAAATACGAGGTTTCATCGAAGGATGGACTCACCTGTCATTGAATAGGGTAAGTTTGGTTCTGGTGTATGTCTTGTTGACATGGTGGTGGAAGCTGAAGTTCGTCCCTCCCCAGATGATGGGCATCAAGACTGTCTTCCGTTTACCCTTGTACGTCTCGAGCAGCTCCTCTCGGATCATCTCTGAAAGGATAGAATAGTTTGCATTATGATATTTTTATGGCCTTCGGGGTCCTTATGGTTTCATCCCATTAACCAACATCAAAAGCGTATTTTTAGGTGTTTTAAACGTGTTTTGGTGGCTACGGGTCAGATATGAAATTCATATGCTTGGTTTGTCTGTGCTTCTCTCTTCATTAAATATAATTGCCTTTAACTGTTCGCTCGAGACTCTTGCTAACAACCAGCCGCAGCATCTGCACTTTCGTCTTACAGATCAttttcatcacacacacacacacacacacacacacacacacacacacacacacacacacacacacacacacacacacacacacacacacacacacacacacacgcactgatACCATCCACGAGTCAACAAACTCACGTGATAACACATCTTATGGACCACATTTATAAACACTGCCACTTCTTGGGGTGTCCAGAGGAGTCAGTACTCACTTAAGACACGCTTGTTGTTAGTAGGGGAGTGTATTCTGGGCTCCCTCACAGGAGAAGCAGCCTCCTTGACGACCTCCTTCACAGGAGAAGCAGCCTCCTTGACGACCTCCCTCGCGGCATTCAGCTTCTCCATGAAGCTTGGTAAGTGACTGTCGAGGTCGCCCAGCAGGAGGACATTGATGATGGCTGCGACCAGCTGGTTCCAGGTGTCTTCCAGATCCTCCTCAGGACAGCTCTCCTGCGTCCAGTGAGCGTCGACGTTCCGTAGCTCCTTCAACTTTTGAATATTGCCTGCAAATGTGATGATAATTGATAATTACTGACAAACACAACGTGCACGGTAATGAGTCCCATCGACTGGAACTTCTTTTCGTGTGCAACTTGATCTAATTGATAACAAATATATGACCCCTTAATTCTATTGAGAGATATGAGCCTCTCATATGCTTGTGCAATAACTCTAGTAAGGCAGTACAGATACGGAAGTTTATCTTAAAAGGAAGAGCTTGACAGCACAGTCTTCAGAACAAGATCGCATCACGAGTACAATACGAAGATCGCATGAAGTACGATCAAATCGTACACAAGACGGTTTGACGAAGCTCGTTTTCTGGTTGTCAAaaccatgtgtgtgtatgtatatatatatatatatatatatatatatatatatatatatatatatatatatatatatatatatatatatatatatatatatatatatatatatatatatatatatatatatatatatatcgttaggGTAGACTGCATTAGTTGTGTTAGCCTTTTAGGTTGGTTTGAGTTAATTTCAGTTAGGTTAGGATTAGTTACGAAACTTTTAAAATCCCGCTGACGAAccgtattattattgttgtttaagattcagctactggaaacaatacgtcccaagtagcacggggctatagtgatcccgtagcggacttacctggcacaggagctggggcTATTTTGAACCGTATTGTGCACAATGTGCCTTATATCCGATAGCAAGTGAGCGTCTCACCTTCCAGACGGGACTGGTCCTTCCAGGCCTTGTTGGACAACCCACAGCAGAAACGCAGCAAGAGCCACAGAGCCGATACGTCCAGCTTGGTGGCGTCGTTCTCCATAACCCGCTGTTTCAGTTGGGAGTTCTGAAGGAGGCGTGAACGGGTCCCGGTGAAGGAGTTGAGCACTTCGTAGGGAGTCTTCCCGGGGTGCTTGGCAGGGAACCTTGTTGTGGGGGAGGGAAGATACACGTAAATATTTCCACCACACTTAGTCGTTCCTATATCCTTAAGTTAGTAATATGATAAGCTCCTATATCCTCAAGTTAGTAATATGATAAGCTCCTATATTCTCAAGTTGTTCCTTAGTTGTTCCTATATCCTCAAGTTAGTAATATAAGCTctgaatatattaatttatattaaaaataataatatatattaatatttcaaACGAAATGTAATTGGGGTGATAATTATGAAAATATGGACCTTAAAAATTACTTTATTTCAGAAATTCGATTTATAGTTCAAAGATTTAGCGTAGGCTTAACTTCTTGAAGTAAACGATGACACTAGATTGTAATAAAGATTATATTATTGGACAAAATGGTGACGAAACTAGGTCAAGACTTTATCCTAATTTGGTGTAGGATAACGTAGGAGTAATTTGGAGTAATAATGAAAGATGGGGAGAATATGGATGTTGGTTTATGTgaatgttagtgtggtagtggtggcgattgtggtagtggtggtggtggtggtgactgtaatGGTGATAGTGGCGGTAGCGATGGTGGCACTGATGGAGGCCATGATGACAGTTACTCACAGTTTGCTGTAGAGGAGTGCCAGGGCGTCTCTGGCACAGGTCTTGAGTACCAAGCTGATGCACTGACGCAGGTCCATGGCTCCTCTCATCAGTTCTCTGTCAGGGGTGAAGTCTCATTTAATAGTGTTAGACGCATCGTCTCTACAGAGAGGATGGGGGTGTGctcagtacacacaaacacacacacacacacacacacacacacacacacacacacacacacacacacacacacacacacacacacacacacacacacacacacacacacacattgacaacACATATACACATAAGGGGACACATGGCCACACACATAGGAGCCACATGGCCACACATATTATACACACATAGCAGCCACATGGCCTGATATATTACATACACATAGGGGCAACATAAATACCCatatcatacacacacataaGAGCCACAGGACCACACATATCATAAACACACAGGTACCACATGGCCACATAGAGGATACCTGATTAAGGAACCTGTGCCAAGACACGGAACAAGGACAATTAAGATATCCCACCAGTAACTTTAACAACCAATTCAATAATTTCTTCAGTGTAAATATTAGacatagaaggaggaggagaaacaaGGAGGAGGCCAATTTCCATAAATAAATTCCGAAGTAAACTTGACAACGCCAGAGTAAATATAAAGGTATTATTATACAGGGGATCACAGCTATGTGAGTACCCACAGGTGAACACAGAGTACCCACAGGTGAACACAGAGTACCCACAGGTGATTACAGAGTACCCACAGATGATTACAGAATACCCAAAGGTGATAGCAATAATGGAATGTGTTGATATGGAAGCTGAGATGCCGTATGTGAATATCTGTTctcatttattatcattattttttctcataataaataataatgataatagagagagagggagagggagagggagagagagagagagagagagagagagagagagagagagagagagagagagagagagagagagagagagagagagagagagagagagagagagagagagttagagagagagagttagagagagagagagagagagagagagagagagagagagagagagagagagagagagagagagagagagagagagagagagagagagagagagagagagagagagagagagagagagagagagagagagagagagagagagagagagagagttagagagagagagagagagggggggagagggagagagagagagagagagagagagagagagagagagagagagagagagagagagagagagagagagagagagagagagagagagagagagagagagagttagagagagagagttagagagagagagagagagagagagagagagagagagagagagagagagagagagagagagagagagagagagagagagagagagagagagagagagagagagagagagagagagagagagagagagagagagagagagagagagagagagagttagagagagagagttagagagagagagttagagagagagagttagagagagagagagagagagagagagagagagagagagagagagttagagagagagagagagagagagagagagagagagagttagagagagttagagagagagagagagagttagagagagagagagagttagagagagagagttagagagagagagagagagagagagagagagagagagagagagagagagagagagagagagagagagagagagagagagagagagagttagagagagagagagagagagagagagagagagagagagagagagagagagagagagagagagagagagagagagttagagagagagagtgagagagagagagttagagagagagagagagagagagagagagagagagagagagttagagagagagagagagagagagagagagagagagagagagagagagagagagagagagagagagagagagagagagagagagagagagttagagagagagagttagagagagagagagagagagagagagagagagagagagagagagagagagagagagagagagagagagagagagagagagagacaggtaaaAGTGAAGGACCTCAGCATCGCTCAGAGGATGCTCAACACTAGACCTCATAATATTGAGAAGGATGCTGGGAGACTGTTGCCATGACAACAACGTTGAAGAGAAAGGTGAGGAGAACagcgtcaggaggaggaggaggaggaggagaggcaagatgggacaggcagccagcgCTCCTCACCTCAGCTTGTAGTGTAGGAGACGAAGTTAGATGAGCACCTCACTTGCCCCGTCTGTGTATTCCTTTACTTGCACAATCAGTGAATTGCTTTACTTTGCACCGTCAAAATACCACAATTGCAATGTCACTCGTGGATTCTCACAGTAGTAAGGATGCTGGCCACATCAATCAATAATTCACTCAGTTCCAACGATATTCTGTCTATCACTTGAGTGTATGAAGGAGCAGTGGTTGGCTGGAGTGTGTAAACAGGACTGTGCGGGGTCGAGGCTCCAccagaaccttatataccaccCCCAGCGAAAACGTCACCAACGTACAGAACACGTTTCCAACAGCGCCTCCGCCCAGACGCACAAAACGTTTGTCCTCCCCCGACCTTCAATGTGGCGAAAACgttttggctggctggctggctaccgaTCAACAAcgcgtccccaccaccaccactacaacctatTGCGCTCGCGTTCATCACAAGCGACCGGttataaatttacacaacgtGTGTTCTAATGAATTTtaggggttattcatgcccgtgccatctcttaggtggcttaatcttcatcaatcatcaatctaatAAATTGCCTGAGAGAGATTGATTGCGTCGTTATGTACGTCAATTCTACAACGGTTTAAGTCATTCGTGTGGCCTGCTTTACCTATATCTGTGAGGTGTGTATAATTAAGTTATGAATAATGCGCaattttacaattaaagtatttaaagTGCAGAAGAACACCGATATAATGAAATAggaaactaaatgtgtggtgataGAATAGTTCGTTGTGTTAACATTTGTGATCGATAGGTGTGTGTGATGGGGCTGGGTGGcccagtggacagcgctctaagctcgtggacctagggaccggggttcgatccccgcgccCGGCGGAGACAGATGGGTAGAGTTTTcttaaccctgatgcccctgttacctagtagtaaatatgtggtgaatacaggctgcttcctgtgtgcgtgtggaggaaaaaataaattagttagtagttagt
The DNA window shown above is from Procambarus clarkii isolate CNS0578487 chromosome 6, FALCON_Pclarkii_2.0, whole genome shotgun sequence and carries:
- the LOC138353148 gene encoding uncharacterized protein encodes the protein MRGAMDLRQCISLVLKTCARDALALLYSKLFPAKHPGKTPYEVLNSFTGTRSRLLQNSQLKQRVMENDATKLDVSALWLLLRFCCGLSNKAWKDQSRLEGNIQKLKELRNVDAHWTQESCPEEDLEDTWNQLVAAIINVLLLGDLDSHLPSFMEKLNAAREVVKEAASPVKEVVKEAASPVREPRIHSPTNNKRVLKMIREELLETYKGKRKTVLMPIIWGGTNFSFHHHVNKTYTRTKLTLFNDSTAVSMDSDSLLENFGTSRTIILQGDSGTGKTSLLRHYAASWASDASASIPGLACVDYLVFLDCTTVASRSLTLFDIIQEILPNTYSEFKPRSIIKELSKAEGKVMFLIDAFDERLDAFTNAFKNLQRKCWKARFLVTTRPHCTPAITKVCEEETLVVTAHGFSRSSALDFATKLFEVNGSNDVEEFFSVISPYEELIAIPQLLCWSSWFWMTKGREYFSTRGKIFANITDFLLRKLCHINGKRVIAGELPKDGQNWLRDVARVAYMQAKRNNISLTESSSEIKELIKCAEQLKLRPLEALSSLMQCDSHMTGLGELNVFQFVHDSHANFLAASHIAETLKSSKKVSLKNQFEDLQKDRKKSIMIFLVSLLFEKKETVNAPMIQDIAALSQAYVSFYDINFLLELVEESSYNPALIQALAKHISTSPSRTSDLLSNSPTASYLFNGHLWLRPKELRRATALHSILSRVKPQRLCLRLCEGPHADEATRVRGHHAAEGDATAAMKLVTRAYGKDSLPDLRLTDVTISSPLSWPESLWWLSLERCHITAHLRLPPGLLKATLVDCTGLEYVTFPSSLKSIKFQSVDLQEPRFPVNVDTLVVQECIIKNLLFISSSLKHLKIKQCVIDNNIASAVGRVAASLPHLKSLSITGVDLSPDAFINFFLNLEAKNPQLRLHVESVYALEDDETAIIKSLVRSSRLPTTIKFGDSVINIAVNNCPFG